The sequence TAGTACGTGCCGTTCTCCACGCCCTTGCGGGCCTCGGCGTCGCTGACCTCGTGCCAGTCGAAGGTCTTGCTGTCGCGCAGCCGGGACGCGAGGTCGTCGCCCGCGGTGATCTTCTTGCCGCCCGCGGTGGCGCCCTTGTCGTCGTTGACCAGGGCCACCGGGATGCGGTCCAGGCGGCCGTACGGGTTCCAGAAGGACCACAGGTACAGGCCGCCGTAGAGCAGCGGCAGCACGAGCAGGGCGACGAGGGCGGCGCGCGGGAGCCTGCCGCGTCCGAAGCGCCGCAGTTCCAGGGCGGCGAGCCTAGGCGAGCGCATCGGCGTCCTCCTCGGTGCGGCGGTCGGCCTTCCGGCTCCCGGCGCCGTCGTCCGTCTCGGCCGTCTCCTCCGTGCCGCCCGTCTCCTCCGTGCCGTCCGTGTCGTCCGTCCGGCTCGTGGACACGGTGACACAGCCCTCGGGGGCGTTGCGGCACACCGCCAGGACCGTCGTCCCCGCGCCCGCCAGGGTGCCCAACAGGTCCCACACCTCGGCGCGTTCGGCCTCCGACAGCTTGGTGTCGAGGTCGTCCACGCCCAGCAGCCGGGGCCGGCCGATGAGCGCCAGGGCGACCGACAGGCGCAGCTCCTGCACCCGCTCCAGGTCGCGTACGGCCGTCCGGGAGCCCTTGGGCAGCGACTCCAGGTCGAGTCCGGCCGCGGCGAGTGCCTCGTCCACGCGCAGCCGTGCCTCGTGCGAGCGCCCGGCCCGCGGGTGCAGCAGCTCGCGCAGGGAGTCGCCGAACCGGTGCTGGAGCAGGGCGCGTTCGCGCAGGTGCTCGCCGACGGTCAGGGCGGGTTCCAGATCCGTCACCCCGGGCACGTTGGCGAGCGCGCTGAAGCGGCGCACGGCCGCCAGGTGCCGGGGAAGTGTGGATCCGCCGACAGTGGCTACTCCCTCGGTGGACTTCATCCGTCCGGTGAGCGCGAGCAGCAGACACGTACGGCCGGAGCCGGACGGTCCCTCGATCGCGATCAGCGAGCTGGGTGCCGCGTCGAGGGTGACGCCCCGAAAGGCCCACCCCCGTGGTCCCTTGAGCCCGAGGTCCTCGGCCGTGACGTGCGCGCCGTCCACAAGCCCCCCTGCGGTTCGGTATTTTTAAACTGACTGGTCAGTATAAAACTATGCCCATCGTCGCGTGAAGTAAAAGTCCAGGTCAGGTCGGATTGTCAGTGGCATACCTCACGATGGGTACAGACGGCACCCGTGCTGTCACCCAGACGACAGGAGGTTCGTCATGGCCCACTCGTCCGCAGCCGCCGCACCCCGGCGCCGCGCCCTCGGCCCTGCCCCCTCACTGACCAGCGCCGTCCCCTCCGCGACCGGCCCGGCGAGCGATGTGCACCCCGTGGTCCGGCAGGCCACGGCCCCGCCCGCCGCCCTCGACCTGCTCACCCAGGCCCGCGCCGGCCTCTCGGAGGCCACCACCCTGGAAGCGCCGAACGAGCGCTATGCGGCGGCCCACCTCGCCGCCCTGCGCACCGCCGCCGCCGTGCTCGCCGCCCGCGGCCGGCCCGAGACCTCCCCGCGCCGCCGCGCCCGGATCCGCAGCGCCTGGGAGGTGCTGCCCGAGATCGCCCCCGAACTGGCCGAGTGGAGCGCCCTCTTCGCCTCCGGCGCCGCCCGCCGGGCCCGCGCCGAGGCCGGCATCCGGGGCGCCGCGAGCCGGCGGGACGCCGACGACCTGGTCCGGGACGTGGCGGTGTTCCTGCGCCTCGTGGAGCGGATGCTCGTCCTCCAGCCGGTCCTGCCCCGGCCCCGCCAGGACGCCGGGGAGCCCGGCGCTCCGGGGGCCCGCGGTGACCTACCGGATGCCGGCTGAGCACGGGTGGTGCGCCCGGCGTCCGCCGAGCGAGACGGACGCCGGGCGCGGCCCCCGCGATGACCAGGCGGAGCGCCGGAGGCAATAGGGTGGAGACGTCTGAAAGACGTCCAGCCTGCCGAGGAGCCAACTGCCGTGTCGGACCCGATGCGCCCGCCCGTCTCCCCTCACCACCCGCATACGGCCTCGCTGCGCTCCGACCGCTCCGGCACCCGCGCCTCGCTGCGGACCGCCGTGGTCTCGGAGGTCCTCCAGGACGCCCTCGACCGGCGGGTCAAGGCGACGGGGCGGGACGCGCTGGACGTCCTCGACACCGGGGGCGGCAGCGGCAACTTCGCGGTGCCCCTCGCCCGCGCCGGCCACCGTGTGACCGTGGTCGACCCCAGCCCCAACGCGCTGTTCGCGCTGGAGCGCCGGGCCGCCGAGGCCGGTGTCGCCGACCGGGTCAAGGGCGTGCAGGGCGACGCCCACGGCCTGTTCGACGTGGTCGAGCGCGGCGGCTACGACGCGGTGCTGTGCCACGGCGTCCTGGAGTACATGGAAGACCCGGCCGAGGGCCTGCGCAACGCGGTCGCGGCCCTGCGCCCCGAGGGCGTCCTCAGCGTGCTGGCCGCGGGCCTCGGCGGCGCGGTGCTCGCCCGCGCCCTCGCCGGCCACTTCACCGACGCCCGGCAGGCCCTCCAGGACCCCGACGGCCGCTGGGGCCCCGGCGACCCGATGCCGCGCCGCTTCACCGCCGAGCAGCTGACCGCGCTGGTCGAGGGCGTGGGCCTGCGGGTCGGCGCGGTGCACGGCGTGCGGGTCTTCGCCGACCTGGTGCCCGGCGTCCTGGTGGACACCGAGCCCGCCGCGCTGGACGCGCTGCTGCGGCTGGAGGCGGCCGCGGCCGAGCTGCCCGCGTTCCACTCCGTGGCCACCCAGCTGCACGTGCTCGGCGAGACGCCGGCCGCCACCGAGGTCTGAGCACGCGGCCGACCCGCCGCTGATCAGGGCATCGGCGGCGGATGGAGTACAGCACAAGCCCCCCGATCGAGGGGTTTGCGCCGTATGATCGAGGTACACCACCCGGCATGACGGGTCGGCCGCCGGGGAATGGAAGCATCGGCGAGCCGGGACGGCCATGGCGGGACCCCGGTTGGTCAATTGGCGCAGAGGGGCGGGTTTCACGGGGGCGATTCCCTGCCTATCCTGAAGGGACCCCCCGGGTCGCCCCGGCGACCGCACGATGAGGAGGACTCCGTGCCGCTCTCGGAGCACGAGCAGCGCATGCTCGAGCAAATGGAGCGAGCGCTGTACGCCGAAGATCCCAAGTTCGCGTCAGCGCTTGAGGGAAGCGGGCTGCGTACGTACACCCGGCGGCGGGTCTACCAGGCGGTCGCGGGCTTCCTCGTCGGTATCGCGCTCCTCATGGCCGGAATGGTCGCCCAGTTGATCTGGGTCAGCGTCGTAGGTTTTCTCGTCATGCTCGGCTGCGCGGTACTCGCGGTCACGGGCTGGCGCAAGGCGCCCAAACCGGGGGAACAACCCGCGGGCGCGGTTCGGCGCCCGATGCGGGCCAGGCGGTCCATGATGGATCGCATCGAGGAGCGGTGGCAAAGACGGCGGGACGAACAGGGACGGTAGCGCTCCGCTGCTTCGGCCGGGCTGCCTGAGCTTTTCCCAGGGGTGATCACCAGGACCGGTGGTCACCCCTCGGCTTTGTCTCCCGCTGTGCTGCCGCCCTGCCGCCCTGCCGTCGTCGGCTGGCGCGCCGTGGTGGCTGGTCGCGCAGTTCCCCGCGCCCCTGACAGGGCGCGGGGGTGCGCGTGGCTAACGCTCCGAGGAGCGCGGGCGCCGGATCACCGGCCGGGCCGCCGTCGCCCGGGTGCGGAGCGTCGACCAGCGGGCCGAGAACGCCCACAGGACACGGACCGCCGAGCGGGGCAGGAGGCGGGCGCGCAGACGGGCCTTGCGGGAGGCCGTGCCGTGGAGGGCCGCCGCCGCTTGGCGTACATCGTCGGCCACGCCCGGGGCGGGACGCGGCCGGGGGGCGTACAGGACCTGTTCCAGGGCGCCGGCCACGCGGTGGACCGCGGCGCCGGCCGGTCCGTCGAGACGGCCCAGGCGGATGATCCGGTCGGCCGCGCCCCGCGGGGTCAGCGACTCGTCCGGCGGGATGCCCAGGTCCCACGCGCTGTCGGTCAGCTCCTGCCACGCGGCCAGCGTGTGCGCCGCCGCCCCCTCGTCGGTGCGGGCATGCCCACCGAGCCGCACCGACCGCATCCGGGATCGCCACAGCAGCGGCGAGAGCGGCACGGCCAGCACCACCAGTACGGCCGGCACGGTCAGCGCGAACCACCACGGGCCCGGGCCGCTGCCGCCTCCGGCCGGGACCGCCGCCGCCGACGGCGTGTCGCACGCCCCCGGACCGCCCGCGCAGTCGGCACCGTCCGACGGGGCCGCCGACGGCTTCGAGGAGCCGTTCTTGGACGGCAGCGACTGGTCCGGCTGTGAGGTGCCGGGCGCCACCGGCTGGGTGTACGACGGCACCACGCCCCGCGTCGGCGTCGGCTCGAACCGGGTCCAGCCCACGCCCTGGAAGTACAGCTCGGGCCAGGCGTGCGCGTCCTTCAGGCTCACCGTCACCGAACCGTCCGCCTGCGGGGTGCCGGGCGCGAAGCCCACCGCGACCCGGGCCGGGATGCCGAGGGTGCGGGCCATCGCCGCCATCGCGAAGGAGAAGTGGACGCAGAACCCCTGTTTCTTCCTCAGGAAGTTCGCTATGGCGTCCGGACCGCTGCCGACCGCCACCTGGGTGTCGTACTGGAAACCGCCGTCGGTGGAGAACCAGTCCTGGAGCCGGACGGCCTCCTCGTAGTGGTTCTTCGCGCCCGCCGTGACCTCCCGGGCGGTCCGCGCCACCACCTTCGGCAGGGTGCCGGGCACCTCGGTGTACTCGCGCCGCAGCGCGGCCGGCGGCTCCGGCGCGGTCGCCAGCTGCCCCGCGGTCGGCCGCACGTCCAGGCTGGTCACCTGGTACGTCGTACCGCGCGTGGTCTGGCCGTGGTCGCCCACCAGGGTCATGCCGACCGGTTCGTACCGCCAGCTGCCGTCGATCCGCACCTTGCTCGGCGGGTAGGGCATCGGCAGCCAGTCCTGCGCGTACCAGTCCGCCGCCTTGACGGTGGTCCGCACGGTGTCCCGCCGGACGTCCGCACCCAGCCCGGACGGCGCCGGGAACGTGCTCGGCACGCCCACGATGTGCCGCTGCGCCGGCTTCCAGGTGGTGCCGTCGAATTCGTCCAGGGAGACGATGCGCAGATACAGGTCCGAGAGGTCGGGGCTGCTGGAGCGCACGGACAGCACCGTGCGGTCGTCGGTGGTGTTCAGACTGTCGCGCAGCGACACCAGCGGGTTGACCGCGGAGATGGTGCCGCCGCGGCCGGGGCCCGCGCCCACTCCCGCGCCGTCCGCGGCCAGCAGGCCGCCCCGCATCGCGGGCAGCACGAGCGGCACCACCAGGGCCACCCCGAGGGCGACCGCGCCGATCCGCCGCCCGGTGCGCACCGGGGCGACCGTGCCCCCGTCCGGGGGGCCGCCCTGGGCGCGGGGCGCGGCGCCGAAGACACGGCCCCACTGTGCGAGGCGGTCCCGGCCCTCGGCGAGCAGCAGCATCAGATAGCCGCCCGCCGCCACCAGGAACCACAGCCAGTCCGGACCGCCCTGGGACAGTCCGGCGGCCACCGAGTACAGCGCGAGCAGTGGCAGCCCGGCGGGCGCGGCGCTGCGGAAGGTCACCGCGAGGGTGTCCACCAGCAGGCCGATCAGCAGCACACCGCCGATCAGCATCAGCCGGATGCCGTCGGTGAGCGGCGCCGGTATCGCGTACTGGCTCACGTCCTGCCCGCCCTGCCGCAGCAGCTCGGAGAGGTACGAGAAGGTGTCGGGGCCGGGGATCACCCCGGCGATCGCGTGCCCGCGGGCGAAGACCAGGGTGAG is a genomic window of Streptomyces sp. WP-1 containing:
- a CDS encoding ATP-binding cassette domain-containing protein, giving the protein MDGAHVTAEDLGLKGPRGWAFRGVTLDAAPSSLIAIEGPSGSGRTCLLLALTGRMKSTEGVATVGGSTLPRHLAAVRRFSALANVPGVTDLEPALTVGEHLRERALLQHRFGDSLRELLHPRAGRSHEARLRVDEALAAAGLDLESLPKGSRTAVRDLERVQELRLSVALALIGRPRLLGVDDLDTKLSEAERAEVWDLLGTLAGAGTTVLAVCRNAPEGCVTVSTSRTDDTDGTEETGGTEETAETDDGAGSRKADRRTEEDADALA
- a CDS encoding SAV_6107 family HEPN domain-containing protein is translated as MAHSSAAAAPRRRALGPAPSLTSAVPSATGPASDVHPVVRQATAPPAALDLLTQARAGLSEATTLEAPNERYAAAHLAALRTAAAVLAARGRPETSPRRRARIRSAWEVLPEIAPELAEWSALFASGAARRARAEAGIRGAASRRDADDLVRDVAVFLRLVERMLVLQPVLPRPRQDAGEPGAPGARGDLPDAG
- a CDS encoding bifunctional 2-polyprenyl-6-hydroxyphenol methylase/3-demethylubiquinol 3-O-methyltransferase UbiG — its product is MSDPMRPPVSPHHPHTASLRSDRSGTRASLRTAVVSEVLQDALDRRVKATGRDALDVLDTGGGSGNFAVPLARAGHRVTVVDPSPNALFALERRAAEAGVADRVKGVQGDAHGLFDVVERGGYDAVLCHGVLEYMEDPAEGLRNAVAALRPEGVLSVLAAGLGGAVLARALAGHFTDARQALQDPDGRWGPGDPMPRRFTAEQLTALVEGVGLRVGAVHGVRVFADLVPGVLVDTEPAALDALLRLEAAAAELPAFHSVATQLHVLGETPAATEV
- a CDS encoding DUF3040 domain-containing protein, coding for MPLSEHEQRMLEQMERALYAEDPKFASALEGSGLRTYTRRRVYQAVAGFLVGIALLMAGMVAQLIWVSVVGFLVMLGCAVLAVTGWRKAPKPGEQPAGAVRRPMRARRSMMDRIEERWQRRRDEQGR
- a CDS encoding DUF3488 and transglutaminase-like domain-containing protein, which encodes MSGRARLALCAAAATLMASCALLPLVNGPSWLLELVPLVVVQSGVGAAARRVPLGRPLTVVVQAVATLVLLTLVFARGHAIAGVIPGPDTFSYLSELLRQGGQDVSQYAIPAPLTDGIRLMLIGGVLLIGLLVDTLAVTFRSAAPAGLPLLALYSVAAGLSQGGPDWLWFLVAAGGYLMLLLAEGRDRLAQWGRVFGAAPRAQGGPPDGGTVAPVRTGRRIGAVALGVALVVPLVLPAMRGGLLAADGAGVGAGPGRGGTISAVNPLVSLRDSLNTTDDRTVLSVRSSSPDLSDLYLRIVSLDEFDGTTWKPAQRHIVGVPSTFPAPSGLGADVRRDTVRTTVKAADWYAQDWLPMPYPPSKVRIDGSWRYEPVGMTLVGDHGQTTRGTTYQVTSLDVRPTAGQLATAPEPPAALRREYTEVPGTLPKVVARTAREVTAGAKNHYEEAVRLQDWFSTDGGFQYDTQVAVGSGPDAIANFLRKKQGFCVHFSFAMAAMARTLGIPARVAVGFAPGTPQADGSVTVSLKDAHAWPELYFQGVGWTRFEPTPTRGVVPSYTQPVAPGTSQPDQSLPSKNGSSKPSAAPSDGADCAGGPGACDTPSAAAVPAGGGSGPGPWWFALTVPAVLVVLAVPLSPLLWRSRMRSVRLGGHARTDEGAAAHTLAAWQELTDSAWDLGIPPDESLTPRGAADRIIRLGRLDGPAGAAVHRVAGALEQVLYAPRPRPAPGVADDVRQAAAALHGTASRKARLRARLLPRSAVRVLWAFSARWSTLRTRATAARPVIRRPRSSER